A single Brassica rapa cultivar Chiifu-401-42 chromosome A04, CAAS_Brap_v3.01, whole genome shotgun sequence DNA region contains:
- the LOC103866112 gene encoding polygalacturonase, which translates to MAKNISFPLVIILFSIVFFLINSSNAMPSFNVQRYGARGDGRTDSTKPFLTAWSLACRSRARAMVYIPRGTYLVRNLVFWGPCKSHITFKIDGTLVAPSNYWSIGNSGYWILFAKVNRISVSGGTIDARGAGYWSCRKNGGHCPQGARSMSFSWCNNVRLSGLTSLNSQNMHVTVHHSSNVRIQNIRIRAPSGSPNTDGIHVQSSSGVTISGGTIATGDDCIALSQGSRNIWIERVNCGPGHGISIGSLGDYVNEEGVQNVTVTSSVFTKTQNGVRIKTWARPSRGFVRNVVFRNLIMRNVDNPVIIDQNYCPNGRGCPRQSSGVKISGVTFANIKGTSTTPIAMKLDCSRSNHCTGIRLQDIRLTYMRRSSASYCRNVHGRRSGVVIPRNCL; encoded by the exons ATGGCCAAAAATatctcttttcctttagtcaTCATACTATTTtccattgttttctttcttattaACTCGTCCAACGCAATGCCTTCGTTTAACGTACAAAGATACGGAGCTAGAGGTGATGGACGAACTGATTCAACCAAGCCATTTTTGACGGCTTGGTCATTAGCCTGCCGCTCTAGGGCTCGAGCTATGGTCTACATTCCCCGTGGAACATACTTGGTTAGAAACCTAGTCTTTTGGGGTCCTTGCAAAAGCCATATTACTTTCAAAATCGATGGAACGCTCGTGGCTCCGTCGAATTACTGGAGTATAGGCAATTCTGGTTACTGGATCCTATTCGCTAAGGTAAACCGGATCTCGGTTTCTGGTGGAACCATTGATGCTAGAGGGGCTGGTTATTGGTCTTGTAGGAAGAATGGTGGTCATTGTCCTCAAGGTGCAAGG TCTATGTCGTTTAGCTGGTGCAACAATGTACGACTAAGTGGCCTAACGTCATTGAATAGCCAGAATATGCACGTCACGGTTCATCATTCTTCTAATGTTCGTATTCAAAACATAAGGATTAGGGCTCCAAGTGGAAGCCCTAACACCGATGGTATCCACGTCCAGTCTTCTTCTGGAGTCACCATTAGTGGTGGAACAATTGCGACCGGTGATGATTGCATTGCTCTTAGCCAAGGATCTAGGAACATATGGATCGAACGCGTGAACTGTGGACCTGGACATGGAATCAG CATTGGGAGTCTTGGGGATTACGTTAATGAGGAAGGCGTGCAGAATGTAACCGTCACGAGCTCTGTTTTCACCAAGACACAAAATGGAGTAAGGATAAAAACGTGGGCTAGACCGAGCAGAGGGTTTGTGAGGAATGTGGTATTTCGTAATTTGATTATGAGGAATGTCGATAATCCAGTGATAATAGATCAAAACTATTGTCCTAATGGAAGAGGCTGCCCTCGTCAG AGCTCTGGTGTGAAGATAAGTGGAGTGACGTTTGCAAACATAAAAGGAACATCAACAACACCAATAGCTATGAAGCTGGATTGTAGTAGAAGCAATCATTGCACAGGAATAAGGCTACAAGACATTAGACTTACTTACATGAGAAGATCATCAGCTTCTTATTGCAGGAATGTCCATGGACGAAGATCTGGAGTAGTGATTCCAAGGAACTGTCTCTGA
- the LOC103866113 gene encoding polygalacturonase, which produces MDHTNNKLVAALLMFFSSFLLMGTSMAASNYNVVNFGAKPDGRTDSTKAFLSAWKAACRSAASVTVTVPRGSFLLKPVEFRGPCRSRITFLIDGTIVAPSDYRGLGNSGYWILFVEVNRISINGGTLDARGASFWACRKSGKSCPGGARSMTFNWANDVVVSGLTSINSQVTHLVINSCNNVVVRKVKLVAPDQSPNTDGLHVQASTGVTVTDSTFQTGDDCISIGPGTRNLYMSKLNCGPGHGISIGSLGRDANEAGVQNITLINSVFSGSDNGVRIKTWARQSTGFVRNILFQNLVMKNVQNPIIVDQNYCPNHQGCPKQGSGVKISQVVYRNIQGTSRTQQALTFDCSRSNPCQAIRLHDIKLTFNGRSATSTCKNIKGVKAGVVMPQGCL; this is translated from the exons ATGGATCATACTAATAACAAGCTTGTGGCTGCTTTGCTGATGTTCTTCTCAAGCTTCTTGCTGATGGGTACGTCAATGGCTGCTTCCAACTACAATGTCGTCAACTTCGGTGCTAAACCGGACGGTCGAACCGATTCAACAAAAGCCTTTCTCAGCGCGTGGAAAGCTGCTTGCCGCTCAGCTGCAAGTGTCACAGTAACGGTCCCTAGAGGGAGCTTCTTGTTAAAACCGGTGGAGTTTCGTGGTCCATGTCGCAGTAGAATCACGTTTCTGATCGATGGAACGATTGTAGCTCCTTCAGACTACCGTGGTTTAGGTAATTCCGGTTATTGGATCTTATTCGTTGAAGTTAACCGGATCTCGATCAATGGAGGAACTTTAGATGCTAGAGGTGCATCTTTTTGGGCTTGTCGAAAATCCGGAAAGAGTTGTCCTGGTGGAGCCAGA TCGATGACGTTTAACTGGGCAAACGACGTCGTAGTGAGCGGCCTAACGTCAATAAACAGCCAAGTAACACATTTAGTGATAAACAGCTGCAACAATGTAGTTGTCCGGAAAGTGAAGCTAGTGGCTCCAGACCAAAGTCCCAACACAGATGGCCTCCACGTCCAAGCGTCTACTGGTGTGACCGTAACCGATAGCACGTTTCAAACAGGAGATGACTGTATCTCTATCGGTCCGGGAACTCGTAACCTCTACATGTCTAAACTCAACTGCGGTCCAGGCCATGGAATCAG TATTGGGAGTCTAGGGAGAGATGCTAATGAAGCTGGGGTACAGAACATAACGTTGATAAACTCTGTTTTTTCGGGTTCGGATAATGGTGTTCGGATCAAGACATGGGCTAGACAAAGCACAGGTTTTGTGAGAAACATTTTGTTTCAGAATCTGGTCATGAAAAACGTTCAGAATCCAATCATTGTTGATCAGAATTATTGTCCGAATCATCAAGGCTGTCCTAAACAG GGTTCTGGTGTGAAGATTAGTCAGGTCGTGTATAGAAACATTCAAGGGACATCTCGAACACAACAAGCTTTAACGTTTGATTGCAGTCGCAGTAACCCGTGCCAAGCAATTAGATTGCATGACATTAAACTAACGTTCAACGGACGGTCGGCTACTTCGACGTGTAAGAATATTAAAGGAGTCAAGGCTGGTGTGGTAATGCCACAAGGTTGTCTTTGA
- the LOC103866111 gene encoding polygalacturonase has product MASLLFLFVFFFSISSCFAHSYNVLSFGAKPDGKTDATNEFMAVWETACASSRPVTIVVPKGRFLLRSLNFDGSKCKPKPITFRIDGTLVAPADYRVIGNEDYWILFQHLDGVTVYGYGGVLDAQGTSLWGCKTSGKNCPRGATTIGFQSSRNIVVYGLTSLNSQMFHVVINGCHNVKLQGVKVLAAGNSPNTDGIHVQSSSTVSIFSTKISTGDDCVSIGPGTNGLWIENVACGPGHGISIGSLGKDAVESGVQNVTVKTVTFTGTQNGARIKSWARPSSGFARNIRFQHCVMNNVDNPIIIDQNYCPRSENCPRQVSGIKISDVLFVDIHGTSATEVGVRLNCSPKKPCTGIRLKDVKLKYRNKPAASACVHAGGIEAGLFQPNCL; this is encoded by the exons ATGGCTTCACTTCTTttcctcttcgtcttcttcttctccatctcctCTTGCTTTGCTCATTCCTACAACGTCTTGTCCTTTGGAGCAAAACCGGACGGAAAAACAGACGCAACCAACGAGTTTATGGCGGTTTGGGAAACGGCTTGTGCCTCGTCTCGTCCCGTGACCATTGTGGTTCCTAAAGGCCGGTTCTTGTTAAGGAGCCTTAATTTCGACGGTTCCAAGTGCAAGCCCAAGCCCATCACGTTCCGTATCGACGGTACATTGGTGGCTCCGGCTGATTATAGAGTTATCGGTAATGAAGATTACTGGATTCTTTTCCAGCATCTTGACGGAGTCACCGTCTACGGCTACGGCGGAGTTCTTGACGCTCAAGGAACTTCTCTATGGGGTTGTAAAACATCCGGCAAGAATTGTCCTAGAGGAGCCACG ACCATAGGGTTTCAGAGCTCAAGAAACATTGTGGTCTACGGGCTGACGTCACTCAACAGCCAGATGTTCCACGTCGTCATCAACGGTTGTCACAACGTAAAGCTTCAAGGAGTCAAAGTATTAGCCGCAGGAAACAGCCCCAACACAGACGGTATCCACGTTCAGTCTTCCTCCACCGTCTCTATCTTCAGTACCAAAATTTCCACCGGCGACGATTGTGTCTCCATCGGTCCCGGAACCAACGGTCTATGGATCGAAAATGTAGCATGTGGTCCCGGTCACGGCATAAG CATTGGGAGCCTGGGAAAAGATGCAGTGGAGTCAGGTGTACAGAACGTGACTGTCAAAACGGTGACGTTTACGGGGACGCAAAACGGAGCGAGGATCAAATCATGGGCCAGGCCCAGTAGTGGATTCGCTAGGAACATCCGCTTCCAACATTGTGTAATGAACAACGTAGACAACCCCATAATTATTGACCAAAACTACTGTCCTCGTAGCGAAAATTGCCCTCGCCAG gTTTCGGGTATCAAAATCAGCGATGTGTTGTTCGTTGATATACATGGAACATCGGCAACTGAAGTTGGAGTGAGACTTAATTGTAGTCCTAAGAAACCGTGTACCGGAATTCGACTTAAGGATGTGAAATTAAAGTACCGTAATAAACCGGCTGCGTCGGCTTGTGTTCATGCCGGAGGGATAGAAGCTGGATTGTTTCAGCCAAACTGCCTATGA